Proteins encoded in a region of the Triplophysa rosa linkage group LG14, Trosa_1v2, whole genome shotgun sequence genome:
- the phldb1b gene encoding pleckstrin homology-like domain family B member 1 isoform X2, translated as MCLPAEGLVSEKHVRDPHVPERVRDDTLVMDSLNRNLTGGIKSHQVLQSTPLDLIETGKVLKVQAERPHLVSLGSGRLSTAITLLPLPEGKTTLGLGAMDINIQGPGIAAQHCFIENKTGIITLHPCGNQCSIDALPVSKPVRLSQGCMLCFGQSAFFRFNHPEEAFRMKSMMPEGGQTGSVKSQALTDSENLVNGNHPSGAPESHLVTNKKVRLEHSAIVSSIEKDLQDIMDSLVMDDPQPSSSKKPSGQPISQSPLSPMLNGGGRFLLSPPTSPGAMSVGSSYENTSPPFSPLSSPSAASSGSYTSPSPSGCQDQIHMLPPVPVRSSSYNYTSQPPIPQPRTILPSGGGGGPKVLESPRLQRKALLEAPPSPKPARRGLNQDNSGAKTPDSPLQITLLPSVSISTAPTDAPSVSRLQVPGSPRLTPKFSTASPSFSPSRTKAAIVLHDRPSSPFREQPQPDRSSTSSPSHQLSPPSRSFQPPLDPIVHIIQGGPPHQRTLQPPESPRLTRRNLEGSSMRELPPLSPSMARRGFPVLPGALPGTLRTPESPSPRTVPESPRLRRKAGSPTEDQFSPRAVRARSPSPTSGLMGEGGGRKASFGNSLSSAFSLGSLPGSSPRSSPRSHRKMSAGHRDLRMPHPGMRERKNSITEISDNEDDLLEYHRCQREERLREQEMERLERQRLETILNLCAEYNKGDGPPGDLGRMGVSGLGSREGLNVRRPSVESVSSVSSRVAQRYLKEDCNSSEGSQFNGRNPTGLLNGQNGQAEDSGSASIGRLELGYLEEERVRVLAKVDELKARITELEQQLQESKQEAEMERALLQGERQAELEQIEAETEIINQLQRKLSEVESTFQREKDKERANVDAEREALERLQDGYNELTSQLHNCPESLREQLQEQLKREAETFEVATKQFEDLEFQQLEKESSLEEERETISQQLLQDRAQYHSSITKRKEKVAALEAQASQLGMQAAQECERLAKDRSITLQQLQKEKERLANLERRYQSLTGGKTFPKSTSSLKEEYLKLSDVYKMYGSDFHDTQLTTVSSHGLSLALDPAVSPREEYVTVGQLNQMYGMPKVESSPTSPPQLLQSSLTDSAFSSLPSPHGSSLSLSFERQSEWGRPDVPALDLELWYQEVMAAGDLNQLCPPPLPAKAFSTRKPVQVYRSRLDSDSSQSSLRPKVSAGLSPTYTTATLGRNTPARSALMVANSTGSLPRNLAATLQDIETKRQLALQQKGQQVIEEQRRRLAQLKQKAAVEAQCQWEALHGSQMQLNNPFTSSPSPVVHHSILHHTSPSAGEQPYDTLSLESSDSMDTSISTGNNSACSPDNMSSASGMDALKIEEMEKMLKEAQLEKARLMESRERETQTRKVMLDEERRRREEAEKRLEEETVHRQQLIEKEVKMRAKNFSQARPMTRYLPIRKEEFDLRSHIESSGHNVDTCYHVILTEKMCKGYLVKMGGKIKSWRKRWFVFDRLKRTFSYYADKHESKLKGVIYFQAIEEVYYDHLRSATKSPNPSLTFCVKTHDRLYYMVAPSAEAMRIWMDVIVTGAEGYTQFMN; from the exons GACCCTCATGTTCCAGAGCGAGTAAGGGACGACACACTGGTCATGGATAGCCTGAACCGAAATCTTACCGGTGGGATCAAGTCTCACCAGGTGCTCCAG AGCACTCCACTGGATTTGATCGAGACTGGGAAAGTGCTCAAAGTCCAGGCAGAGCGCCCCCATTTGGTCAGTCTGGGAAGTGGCCGTCTCAGCACAGCCATCACACTGTTGCCCTTGCCTGAAG GCAAGACCACTCTGGGTCTTGGAGCTATGGACATCAACATCCAGGGCCCAGGGATTGCAGCTCAACATTGCTTTATAGAGAACAAGACTGGAATCATTACCCTGCACCCCTGTGGAAACCAGTGTAGCATTGACGCACTTCCTGTCAGCAAGCCTGTTCGCCTGTCTCAAG GCTGTATGCTGTGTTTCGGCCAATCCGCCTTCTTCCGCTTCAATCACCCCGAGGAGGCTTTCCGAATGAAAAGCATGATGCCTGAAGGAGGACAGACAGGCAGTGTGAAAAGCCAGGCCCTCACAG ATTCTGAGAACCTGGTCAATGGGAACCACCCGTCAGGTGCACCAGAATCTCACCTGGTTACCAACAAGAAAGTGCGTCTGGAACACAGTGCCATTGTCAGTTCCATTGAGAAGGACCTTCAGGACATTATGGACTCATTAGTCATGGATGACCCACAACCGTCTTCCTCTAAGAAACCTTCTGGCCAGCCCATCTCCCAATCTCCACTGTCCCCCATGTTAAATGGAGGTGGCCGATTCCTTCTCTCTCCTCCAACGAGCCCTGGTGCTATGTCTGTGGGCTCCAGTTACGAGAATACCTCCCCTCCTTTTTCCCCTCTCTCATCCCCATCGGCGGCCAGCAGCGGCAGCTACACAAGTCCATCCCCGAGTGGTTGTCAGGACCAGATTCACATGCTTCCTCCTGTGCCAGTTAGGTCCTCTAGTTACAATTACACCAGCCAGCCACCCATACCTCAGCCACGGACCATACTGCCCAGCGGAGGCGGTGGTGGGCCAAAGGTTCTTGAGAGTCCAAGACTACAGAGAAAGGCTCTATTAGAAGCACCGCCGAGCCCAAAGCCTGCCCGCAGGGGTTTGAACCAAGATAACTCGGGGGCTAAAACCCCCGACAGCCCCTTACAGATTACCCTTCTGCCCTCAGTCTCAATCTCCACCGCTCCAACTGATGCCCCATCTGTCAGTCGGTTGCAAGTTCCAGGAAGCCCCAGACTGACCCCCAAATTCTCTACTGCATCTCCATCATTCTCACCCTCCAGAACTAAAGCTGCTATTGTCCTTCACGATCGACCCTCAAGTCCCTTCAGGGAGCAGCCTCAACCAGATCGCTCCTCGACGTCCAGCCCCTCACACCAGCTCTCCCCACCCTCCCGATCTTTCCAGCCTCCTTTGGACCCCATTGTCCATATCATTCAGGGCGGACCTCCACACCAACGCACACTACAGCCTCCTGAATCTCCGCGGCTGACCCGCAGGAACCTCGAAGGGAGCAGCATGAGGGAGCTTCCCCCTCTCAGCCCCTCCATGGCTCGCAGGGGGTTTCCTGTGCTCCCGGGAGCACTGCCAGGAACCCTGCGCACTCCGGAGAGCCCATCCCCGAGAACTGTCCCAGAGAGCCCCAGACTAAGGCGGAAAGCAGGGTCTCCTACAGAGGACCAGTTCAGCCCTCGTGCGGTGCGTGCCCGTAGCCCCTCGCCCACCTCGGGACTGATGGGGGAAGGTGGCGGGCGGAAGGCCAGTTTTGGGAACTCGCTCTCTTCGGCCTTCAGCTTGGGTTCTCTGCCTGGATCATCGCCCCGCTCCAGTCCGAGAAGCCACAGGAAGATGTCAGCGGGCCACAGGGACCTCCGGATGCCTCACCCTGGCATGAGAGAGCGCAAAAACAGCATCACGGAGATCAGCGACAACGAGGATGACCTTCTGGAGTATCATCGGTGCCAAAGAGAAGAGCGACTCAGAGAGCAGGAAATGGAAAGGCTG GAACGACAGCGATTGGAGACGATCTTAAACCTCTGTGCGGAGTACAATAAGGGCGACGGGCCACCGGGCGATCTGGGCAGGATGGGCGTCTCCGGGCTCGGCTCCAGGGAGGGGCTTAACGTCAGACGTCCTTCTGTGGAAAGCGTGAGCAGCGTTTCCTCAAGAGTGGCGCAGAGATACCTGAAGGAAGACTGCAACAGCAGTGAGGGCTCACAGTTCAACGGACGAAACCCGACAGGTCTGCTGAACGGACAGAATGGACAG GCAGAGGACTCAGGATCAGCCAGTATCGGCCGTCTGGAACTGGGGTACCTGGAGGAGGAGCGGGTTCGAGTGCTGGCAAAGGTAGATGAGCTGAAAGCTCGAATCACAGAACTGGAGCAGCAACTTCAGGAGTCCAAACAGGAG GCGGAGATGGAGAGAGCTCTTCTGCAGGGAGAGAGACAGGCTGAGTTGGAGCAGATCGAGGCCGAGACGGAGATTATCAACCAGCTGCAACGCAAACTCAGTGAAGTGGAGAGCACCttccagagagagaaagacaag GAGAGGGCTAATGTTGACGCGGAGCGGGAAGCCCTGGAGAGGCTTCAGGATGGGTACAATGAGTTGACCAGCCAGCTGCATAACTGCCCCGAATCTCTGAGGGAACAGTTACAGGAACAACTCAAGAGG GAAGCGGAGACTTTTGAAGTTGCGACCAAGCAGTTCGAGGACCTGGAGTTTCAGCAGTTAGAGAAGGAGAGCAGTCTGGAGGAGGAACGCGAGACCATCAGTCAACAGTTGCTTCAGGACAGAGCTCAGTACCACAGCAGCATCACCAAACGAAAG GAGAAAGTTGCTGCTTTGGAAGCCCAAGCCAGTCAGTTGGGCATGCAAGCGGCTCAGGAGTGTGAGAGACTGGCCAAAGACAGAAGCATCACCTTGCAGCAGCTTCAGAAG GAAAAGGAGAGGCTTGCCAATCTGGAGAGAAGATACCAGAGTTTAACAGGAGGGAAGACTTTCCCCAAGAGCACCAGCTCTTTAAAGGAG GAATACTTGAAGCTGTCGGATGTTTATAAGATGTACGGGAGTGATTTCCATGACACCCAGCTCACCACCGTTTCCTCGCACGGCCTCTCGCTTGCCCTTGACCCGGCTGTATCCCCCCGTGAG GAGTATGTGACCGTGGGTCAGTTAAACCAGATGTATGGGATGCCGAAGGTGGAGTCTTCTCCCACCTCTCCTCCTCAATTACTTCAGTCTTCTCTCACAGACTCCGCCTTCTCCAGCCTCCCCTCCCCTCACGGCTCCTCCCTCTCGCTCTCCTTTGAG CGTCAGTCGGAGTGGGGCAGGCCTGACGTGCCCGCTCTAGATTTAGAGCTCTGGTACCAGGAGGTGATGGCAGCTGGAGATCTGAACCAGCTCTGCCCTCCTCCCCTCCCGGCTAAAGCTTTCTCAACACGCAAGCCCGTGCAG GTTTATCGCTCACGATTGGACAGCGACTCCAGCCAATCGTCTCTGAGACCTAAAGTCAGCGCCGGTCTGTCCCCCACATACACTACAGCTACACTCGGACGCAACACCCCTGCCAGG AGCGCTTTGATGGTAGCCAACAGCACCGGGAGTCTCCCACGCAACCTGGCAGCCACGCTGCAGGACATCGAGACCAAGAGGCAGCTGGCCCTTCAGCAGAAAG GCCAGCAAGTTATCGAGGAGCAGAGGCGGCGTTTGGCCCAGCTGAAGCAGAAGGCTGCAGTGGAGGCTCAGTGCCAGTGGGAGGCGCTCCATGGCTCTCAAATGCAGCTCAACAACCCCTTTACCTCCAGCCCCTCGCCGGTCGTACATCACTCCATCCTGCACCACACTTCGCCCTCTGCTGGCGAACAACCCTACGACACCCTCAGTCTGGAGAGCTCAGACAGCATGGACACCAGCATCTCCACGGGAAACAACTCCGCCTGTTCCCCCGACAACATGTCCAG TGCCAGCGGTATGGACGCATTGAAGATTGAGGAGATGGAGAAAATGCTGAAAGAGGCACAACTGGAGAAAGCTCGACTCATGGAGTCCAGA GAGCGTGAGACTCAGACACGTAAGGTGATGCTGGACGAGGAGAGGAGAAGGAGAGAGGAGGCGGAGAAGAGACTGGAGGAGGAGACGGTACACAGGCAGCAGCTGATAGAGAAGGAGGTGAAGATGAGGGCCAAAAACTTCTCTCAG GCGCGCCCCATGACACGATACCTGCCTATACGTAAAGAGGAGTTTGATCTCCGATCCCACATCGAGTCCTCAGGTCACAACGTGGACACGTGCTACCACGTGATTCTCACCGAGAAGATGTGCAAGGGCTATCTTGTCAAGATGGGAGGAAAGATCAAGTCCTGGAGGAAGCGCTGGTTCGTCTTTGATCGCCTCAAAAGGACTTTCTCCTACTACGCCG ATAAACACGAGAGCAAATTGAAGGGCGTCATCTACTTCCAGGCCATCGAAGAGGTTTACTATGATCATCTCCGTAGTGCCACAAAG AGCCCCAACCCCTCCCTGACGTTCTGTGTAAAGACCCACGACAGGCTTTACTACATGGTGGCCCCCTCCGCAGAAGCCATGAGAATATGGATGGACGTGATCGTGACGGGAGCCGAGGGCTACACGCAGTTCATGAACTGA
- the phldb1b gene encoding pleckstrin homology-like domain family B member 1 isoform X11, whose translation MCLPAEGLVSEKHVRDPHVPERVRDDTLVMDSLNRNLTGGIKSHQVLQSTPLDLIETGKVLKVQAERPHLVSLGSGRLSTAITLLPLPEGKTTLGLGAMDINIQGPGIAAQHCFIENKTGIITLHPCGNQCSIDALPVSKPVRLSQGCMLCFGQSAFFRFNHPEEAFRMKSMMPEGGQTGSVKSQALTDSENLVNGNHPSGAPESHLVTNKKVRLEHSAIVSSIEKDLQDIMDSLVMDDPQPSSSKKPSGQPISQSPLSPMLNGGGRFLLSPPTSPGAMSVGSSYENTSPPFSPLSSPSAASSGSYTSPSPSGCQDQIHMLPPVPVRSSSYNYTSQPPIPQPRTILPSGGGGGPKVLESPRLQRKALLEAPPSPKPARRGLNQDNSGAKTPDSPLQITLLPSVSISTAPTDAPSVSRLQVPGSPRLTPKFSTASPSFSPSRTKAAIVLHDRPSSPFREQPQPDRSSTSSPSHQLSPPSRSFQPPLDPIVHIIQGGPPHQRTLQPPESPRLTRRNLEGSSMRELPPLSPSMARRGFPVLPGALPGTLRTPESPSPRTVPESPRLRRKAGSPTEDQFSPRAVRARSPSPTSGLMGEGGGRKASFGNSLSSAFSLGSLPGSSPRSSPRSHRKMSAGHRDLRMPHPGMRERKNSITEISDNEDDLLEYHRCQREERLREQEMERLERQRLETILNLCAEYNKGDGPPGDLGRMGVSGLGSREGLNVRRPSVESVSSVSSRVAQRYLKEDCNSSEGSQFNGRNPTGLLNGQNGQAEDSGSASIGRLELGYLEEERVRVLAKVDELKARITELEQQLQESKQEAEMERALLQGERQAELEQIEAETEIINQLQRKLSEVESTFQREKDKERANVDAEREALERLQDGYNELTSQLHNCPESLREQLQEQLKREAETFEVATKQFEDLEFQQLEKESSLEEERETISQQLLQDRAQYHSSITKRKEKVAALEAQASQLGMQAAQECERLAKDRSITLQQLQKEKERLANLERRYQSLTGGKTFPKSTSSLKEEYVTVGQLNQMYGMPKVESSPTSPPQLLQSSLTDSAFSSLPSPHGSSLSLSFERQSEWGRPDVPALDLELWYQEVMAAGDLNQLCPPPLPAKAFSTRKPVQVYRSRLDSDSSQSSLRPKVSAGLSPTYTTATLGRNTPARSALMVANSTGSLPRNLAATLQDIETKRQLALQQKGQQVIEEQRRRLAQLKQKAAVEAQCQWEALHGSQMQLNNPFTSSPSPVVHHSILHHTSPSAGEQPYDTLSLESSDSMDTSISTGNNSACSPDNMSSASGMDALKIEEMEKMLKEAQLEKARLMESRERETQTRKVMLDEERRRREEAEKRLEEETVHRQQLIEKEVKMRAKNFSQARPMTRYLPIRKEEFDLRSHIESSGHNVDTCYHVILTEKMCKGYLVKMGGKIKSWRKRWFVFDRLKRTFSYYADKHESKLKGVIYFQAIEEVYYDHLRSATKSPNPSLTFCVKTHDRLYYMVAPSAEAMRIWMDVIVTGAEGYTQFMN comes from the exons GACCCTCATGTTCCAGAGCGAGTAAGGGACGACACACTGGTCATGGATAGCCTGAACCGAAATCTTACCGGTGGGATCAAGTCTCACCAGGTGCTCCAG AGCACTCCACTGGATTTGATCGAGACTGGGAAAGTGCTCAAAGTCCAGGCAGAGCGCCCCCATTTGGTCAGTCTGGGAAGTGGCCGTCTCAGCACAGCCATCACACTGTTGCCCTTGCCTGAAG GCAAGACCACTCTGGGTCTTGGAGCTATGGACATCAACATCCAGGGCCCAGGGATTGCAGCTCAACATTGCTTTATAGAGAACAAGACTGGAATCATTACCCTGCACCCCTGTGGAAACCAGTGTAGCATTGACGCACTTCCTGTCAGCAAGCCTGTTCGCCTGTCTCAAG GCTGTATGCTGTGTTTCGGCCAATCCGCCTTCTTCCGCTTCAATCACCCCGAGGAGGCTTTCCGAATGAAAAGCATGATGCCTGAAGGAGGACAGACAGGCAGTGTGAAAAGCCAGGCCCTCACAG ATTCTGAGAACCTGGTCAATGGGAACCACCCGTCAGGTGCACCAGAATCTCACCTGGTTACCAACAAGAAAGTGCGTCTGGAACACAGTGCCATTGTCAGTTCCATTGAGAAGGACCTTCAGGACATTATGGACTCATTAGTCATGGATGACCCACAACCGTCTTCCTCTAAGAAACCTTCTGGCCAGCCCATCTCCCAATCTCCACTGTCCCCCATGTTAAATGGAGGTGGCCGATTCCTTCTCTCTCCTCCAACGAGCCCTGGTGCTATGTCTGTGGGCTCCAGTTACGAGAATACCTCCCCTCCTTTTTCCCCTCTCTCATCCCCATCGGCGGCCAGCAGCGGCAGCTACACAAGTCCATCCCCGAGTGGTTGTCAGGACCAGATTCACATGCTTCCTCCTGTGCCAGTTAGGTCCTCTAGTTACAATTACACCAGCCAGCCACCCATACCTCAGCCACGGACCATACTGCCCAGCGGAGGCGGTGGTGGGCCAAAGGTTCTTGAGAGTCCAAGACTACAGAGAAAGGCTCTATTAGAAGCACCGCCGAGCCCAAAGCCTGCCCGCAGGGGTTTGAACCAAGATAACTCGGGGGCTAAAACCCCCGACAGCCCCTTACAGATTACCCTTCTGCCCTCAGTCTCAATCTCCACCGCTCCAACTGATGCCCCATCTGTCAGTCGGTTGCAAGTTCCAGGAAGCCCCAGACTGACCCCCAAATTCTCTACTGCATCTCCATCATTCTCACCCTCCAGAACTAAAGCTGCTATTGTCCTTCACGATCGACCCTCAAGTCCCTTCAGGGAGCAGCCTCAACCAGATCGCTCCTCGACGTCCAGCCCCTCACACCAGCTCTCCCCACCCTCCCGATCTTTCCAGCCTCCTTTGGACCCCATTGTCCATATCATTCAGGGCGGACCTCCACACCAACGCACACTACAGCCTCCTGAATCTCCGCGGCTGACCCGCAGGAACCTCGAAGGGAGCAGCATGAGGGAGCTTCCCCCTCTCAGCCCCTCCATGGCTCGCAGGGGGTTTCCTGTGCTCCCGGGAGCACTGCCAGGAACCCTGCGCACTCCGGAGAGCCCATCCCCGAGAACTGTCCCAGAGAGCCCCAGACTAAGGCGGAAAGCAGGGTCTCCTACAGAGGACCAGTTCAGCCCTCGTGCGGTGCGTGCCCGTAGCCCCTCGCCCACCTCGGGACTGATGGGGGAAGGTGGCGGGCGGAAGGCCAGTTTTGGGAACTCGCTCTCTTCGGCCTTCAGCTTGGGTTCTCTGCCTGGATCATCGCCCCGCTCCAGTCCGAGAAGCCACAGGAAGATGTCAGCGGGCCACAGGGACCTCCGGATGCCTCACCCTGGCATGAGAGAGCGCAAAAACAGCATCACGGAGATCAGCGACAACGAGGATGACCTTCTGGAGTATCATCGGTGCCAAAGAGAAGAGCGACTCAGAGAGCAGGAAATGGAAAGGCTG GAACGACAGCGATTGGAGACGATCTTAAACCTCTGTGCGGAGTACAATAAGGGCGACGGGCCACCGGGCGATCTGGGCAGGATGGGCGTCTCCGGGCTCGGCTCCAGGGAGGGGCTTAACGTCAGACGTCCTTCTGTGGAAAGCGTGAGCAGCGTTTCCTCAAGAGTGGCGCAGAGATACCTGAAGGAAGACTGCAACAGCAGTGAGGGCTCACAGTTCAACGGACGAAACCCGACAGGTCTGCTGAACGGACAGAATGGACAG GCAGAGGACTCAGGATCAGCCAGTATCGGCCGTCTGGAACTGGGGTACCTGGAGGAGGAGCGGGTTCGAGTGCTGGCAAAGGTAGATGAGCTGAAAGCTCGAATCACAGAACTGGAGCAGCAACTTCAGGAGTCCAAACAGGAG GCGGAGATGGAGAGAGCTCTTCTGCAGGGAGAGAGACAGGCTGAGTTGGAGCAGATCGAGGCCGAGACGGAGATTATCAACCAGCTGCAACGCAAACTCAGTGAAGTGGAGAGCACCttccagagagagaaagacaag GAGAGGGCTAATGTTGACGCGGAGCGGGAAGCCCTGGAGAGGCTTCAGGATGGGTACAATGAGTTGACCAGCCAGCTGCATAACTGCCCCGAATCTCTGAGGGAACAGTTACAGGAACAACTCAAGAGG GAAGCGGAGACTTTTGAAGTTGCGACCAAGCAGTTCGAGGACCTGGAGTTTCAGCAGTTAGAGAAGGAGAGCAGTCTGGAGGAGGAACGCGAGACCATCAGTCAACAGTTGCTTCAGGACAGAGCTCAGTACCACAGCAGCATCACCAAACGAAAG GAGAAAGTTGCTGCTTTGGAAGCCCAAGCCAGTCAGTTGGGCATGCAAGCGGCTCAGGAGTGTGAGAGACTGGCCAAAGACAGAAGCATCACCTTGCAGCAGCTTCAGAAG GAAAAGGAGAGGCTTGCCAATCTGGAGAGAAGATACCAGAGTTTAACAGGAGGGAAGACTTTCCCCAAGAGCACCAGCTCTTTAAAGGAG GAGTATGTGACCGTGGGTCAGTTAAACCAGATGTATGGGATGCCGAAGGTGGAGTCTTCTCCCACCTCTCCTCCTCAATTACTTCAGTCTTCTCTCACAGACTCCGCCTTCTCCAGCCTCCCCTCCCCTCACGGCTCCTCCCTCTCGCTCTCCTTTGAG CGTCAGTCGGAGTGGGGCAGGCCTGACGTGCCCGCTCTAGATTTAGAGCTCTGGTACCAGGAGGTGATGGCAGCTGGAGATCTGAACCAGCTCTGCCCTCCTCCCCTCCCGGCTAAAGCTTTCTCAACACGCAAGCCCGTGCAG GTTTATCGCTCACGATTGGACAGCGACTCCAGCCAATCGTCTCTGAGACCTAAAGTCAGCGCCGGTCTGTCCCCCACATACACTACAGCTACACTCGGACGCAACACCCCTGCCAGG AGCGCTTTGATGGTAGCCAACAGCACCGGGAGTCTCCCACGCAACCTGGCAGCCACGCTGCAGGACATCGAGACCAAGAGGCAGCTGGCCCTTCAGCAGAAAG GCCAGCAAGTTATCGAGGAGCAGAGGCGGCGTTTGGCCCAGCTGAAGCAGAAGGCTGCAGTGGAGGCTCAGTGCCAGTGGGAGGCGCTCCATGGCTCTCAAATGCAGCTCAACAACCCCTTTACCTCCAGCCCCTCGCCGGTCGTACATCACTCCATCCTGCACCACACTTCGCCCTCTGCTGGCGAACAACCCTACGACACCCTCAGTCTGGAGAGCTCAGACAGCATGGACACCAGCATCTCCACGGGAAACAACTCCGCCTGTTCCCCCGACAACATGTCCAG TGCCAGCGGTATGGACGCATTGAAGATTGAGGAGATGGAGAAAATGCTGAAAGAGGCACAACTGGAGAAAGCTCGACTCATGGAGTCCAGA GAGCGTGAGACTCAGACACGTAAGGTGATGCTGGACGAGGAGAGGAGAAGGAGAGAGGAGGCGGAGAAGAGACTGGAGGAGGAGACGGTACACAGGCAGCAGCTGATAGAGAAGGAGGTGAAGATGAGGGCCAAAAACTTCTCTCAG GCGCGCCCCATGACACGATACCTGCCTATACGTAAAGAGGAGTTTGATCTCCGATCCCACATCGAGTCCTCAGGTCACAACGTGGACACGTGCTACCACGTGATTCTCACCGAGAAGATGTGCAAGGGCTATCTTGTCAAGATGGGAGGAAAGATCAAGTCCTGGAGGAAGCGCTGGTTCGTCTTTGATCGCCTCAAAAGGACTTTCTCCTACTACGCCG ATAAACACGAGAGCAAATTGAAGGGCGTCATCTACTTCCAGGCCATCGAAGAGGTTTACTATGATCATCTCCGTAGTGCCACAAAG AGCCCCAACCCCTCCCTGACGTTCTGTGTAAAGACCCACGACAGGCTTTACTACATGGTGGCCCCCTCCGCAGAAGCCATGAGAATATGGATGGACGTGATCGTGACGGGAGCCGAGGGCTACACGCAGTTCATGAACTGA